One segment of Colias croceus chromosome 15, ilColCroc2.1 DNA contains the following:
- the LOC123697697 gene encoding F-actin-capping protein subunit beta, producing MTEQQMDCALDLMRRLPPQQIEKNLTDLIDLVPSLCEDLLSSVDQPLKIAQDRSNGKDYLLCDYNRDGDSYRSPWSNTYDPPLEDGSMPSERLRKLEIEANHAFDQYREMYFEGGVSSVYLWDMDHGFAGVILIKKAGDGSQKIKGCWDSIHVVEVVEKSSGRNAHYKLTSTAMLWLQTNKEGSGTMNLGGSLTRQAEQDTAVSDVTPHIANIGRMVEDMENKIRNTLNDIYFGKTKDIVNGLRSTVPANVARQKAALQHDLAEALLQRRQVTRAE from the exons ATG acGGAACAACAGATGGACTGTGCCCTGGACTTGATGAGGAGGTTACCTCCTCAGCAAATTGAGAAGAATTTAACAGACTTAATCGACCTAGTTCCGAGTTTGTGCGAGGACCTTTTATCGTCTGTGGACCAACCGCTCAAAATTGCTCAGGACAGAAGCAACGGAAAAGATTATTTACTGTGCGATTACAATCGTGACGGGGACTCGTATAGGTCGCCGTGGTCTAACACCTATGATCCACCTCTAGAAGATGGCTCCATGCCATCAGAAAGATTAAGGAAGTTGGAAATTGAGGCCAATCATGCTTTTGATCAATACAGAGAGATGTACTTTGAAGGTGGCGTCAGCTCTGTCTATCTCTGGGATATGGATCATGGTTTTGCAG gtgtgattttaataaagaaagcAGGCGATGGATCTCAAAAAATCAAAGGCTGCTGGGACTCCATTCATGTGGTTGAAGTTGTCGAGAAGAGTTCTGGCCGCAACGCACACTACAAGCTGACTTCCACCGCAATGCTGTGGCTGCAAACCAATAAAGAAGGGAGTGGTACCATGAACCTTGGAGGCAGTCTGACTAGACAG GCTGAACAAGACACAGCTGTTAGTGATGTGACGCCCCACATCGCGAACATTGGCCGCATGGTGGAAGACATGGAGAATAAGATCAGGAACACAttgaatgatatttattttg GTAAAACGAAGGACATAGTGAACGGCCTCCGCTCCACCGTGCCCGCGAACGTGGCGCGGCAGAAGGCGGCGCTGCAGCACGACCTCGCGGAGGCGCTGCTGCAGCGCCGGCAGGTCACGCGCGCCGAATGA
- the LOC123698150 gene encoding death domain-associated protein 6-like gives MNCDIVDLSQESPDDDCEILVDNNCSLAFLNINLESEDIVPEIADIIKQCLKIENTTGMVRVIKRSLMRVYYEACPNYIKSIQFKNVVKNTSCLIEQEPHMKFFHIKCLCETLKLNKKKKRVNLIPLGPCTKRKSQSVNNNVKKKKIEIIDLDDIEDEEIPKEKEVTLTEEKETECLDNKIEIEIFIPPNEGMHVSWMDQQRVPEYQNNHFFEVPIENDDENIRNEDPKLLVVQRTEQVDPEQVKQSKIKMLESEIAELKGLIDQLDEEVVDNNSIFSPYVQSEAYKKRVVKLYQELCELTDSQPVKRHEIHITVSKGFSEGPARILENLLNNNLKSNGYPPFPTFMEVRKCVEIANNKYNLGWKPVKKFQEASALFAQCGRALQKLRQQREWGHLLSRVKRENCEDPADTDEALRARLDANKEIAKRRENEIFDRYASLENELAAGNITTQSVQNVNGTSQNSSVAMEPSDESDSDSDIVWDDDIDGEMFQPIPIKKEIIDNKQDSAIVKEESKVNNEDITNLLHELGDDFTTKIIDIEDPFLVVEISDSSDDEVL, from the exons ATGAACTGTGATATCGTTGATTTGTCCCAAGAATCGCCTGATGATGATTGT gAGATTCTGGTGGATAATAACTGTAGTCttgcatttttaaatattaatttagaatCAGAAGATATTGTACCTGAAATAgcagatataataaaacaatgtctaaaaatagaaaatactaCGGGGATGGTGAGAGTAATCAAGAGATCTCTGATGAGAGTATATTATGAAGCATGcccaaattatataaaatcaatacaatttaaaaatgtagtcAAAAATACCTCATGTTTAATAGAACAAGAACCACATATGaaattttttcatataaagtGTTTGTGTGagacattgaaattaaataaaaaaaagaaaagagtTAACTTGATACCTTTAGGACCCTGTACTAAGA GAAAATCACAATCTgtgaataataatgttaaaaagaaaaaaattgaaattattgatttagATGATATTGAAGATGAAGAGATACCAAAGGAAAAGGAAGTTACGCTTACTGAAGAAAAAGAAACTGAATgcttagataataaaatagaaatagaaatttTTATACCTCCCAATGAAGGAATGCATGTATCGTGGATGGATCAACAAAGAGTACCagaatatcaaaataatcacTTCTTTGAGGTGCCTATTGaaaatgatgatgaaaatATTAGAAATGAAGATCCAAAATTGCTTGTAGTTCAAAGGACTGAACAAGTTGACCCTGAACAAGTAAAACAATCAAAAATTAAGATGCTTGAATCTGAAATAGCGGAATTGAAAGGTCTGATTGATCAACTGGATGAAGAAGTGgttgataataattcaatCTTTTCACCGTATGTGCAAAGTGAAGC GTATAAAAAGCGAGTAGTGAAGTTGTACCAAGAGTTATGTGAACTCACAGACTCGCAACCTGTCAAGAGACATGAGATTCACATAACAGTTTCCAAGGGTTTTTCTGAGGGACCGGCGAGAATCCTTGAAAatttgctaaataataatctgAAAAGTAATGGATACCCCCCGTTTCCCACTTTTATGGAAGTAAGGAAATGTGTGGAAATCGccaataacaaatataatctTGGTTGGAAACCAGTTAAAAAATTTCAGGAAG CTTCAGCACTATTCGCGCAATGCGGTCGCGCGCTACAAAAGTTGCGGCAACAGCGAGAGTGGGGCCACTTGTTGTCGCGGGTCAAACGGGAGAATTGCGAAGATCCCGCTGATACGGATGAAGCGCTACGGGCGAGGCTGGATGCTAATAAGGAAATTGCGAAACGGAGGGAAAATGAGATTTTTGATAG atacGCTTCACTCGAGAACGAATTAGCCGCAGGCAATATTACCACGCAAAGTGTTCAAAATGTAAACGGTACATCACAAAATAGCTCAGTGGCGATGGAGCCTAGTGATGAAAGTGATAGTGATAGTGACATAGTGTGGGATGATGATATTGATGGTGAAATGTTCCAACCTATtcctattaaaaaagaaattatcgACAATAAACAAGATAGTGCTATAGTGAAAGAGGaaagtaaagtaaataatgaagACATCACTAATTTGTTGCATGAACTTGGTGATGATTTTACaactaaaataatagatatcGAAGATCCGTTTCTTGTTGTTGAGATTTCTGATAGTTCAGATGATgaagttttatag